A single genomic interval of Cucumis sativus cultivar 9930 chromosome 5, Cucumber_9930_V3, whole genome shotgun sequence harbors:
- the LOC101220492 gene encoding uncharacterized protein LOC101220492 isoform X1, with protein MGGAVGAEFQDWELLLHDLNSETALTAAEFSGEKSTHFGGIEGESGSDSIIKSDYFSLDNQGGRGKTEPERDLSEEEGSVEADDPSSDNRYDRVNSDESWSDSSIDRSDERKANELNSKTESRIAEFLQGDKELNGSIESHEGNTSGSDPNIELAFEELDEIQPQSKDLNNFWCESSGDFDLSGSKVVKLEEGKEQLEESKNVQVEETKVNTESGSEVGDKRKVLWWKVPFEVFKYCLFKASPVWSFSVAAALMGFIILGRKLYKMKRKSQSLHLKVILDEKVNSVRIHTKGSSPFMSRAARLNEAFSVVRRVSIVRPALPAAGINPWPAMSLS; from the exons ATGGGAGGAGCAGTGGGTGCTGAGTTTCAGGATTGGGAGTTACTGCTCCATGATTTGAACTCCGAAACTGCCCTGACTGCGGCTGAGTTTTCTGGAGAGAAATCGACCCATTTTGGTGGAATTGAAGGTGAGTCCGGTTCCGATAGCATAATCAAATCCGACTATTTTTCTCTTGATAATCAGGGGGGGCGAGGGAAAACTGAACCTGAGCGTGATCTTAGCGAAGAGGAGGGTTCAGTTGAAGCGGATGATCCGAGTTCGGATAATAGGTATGATCGGGTAAATTCGGACGAATCATGGTCTGATTCTAGTATTGATAGGTCGGATGAGCGTAAAGCTAACGAACTCAATTCAAAGACTGAGTCTAGAATCGCAGAATTTCTGCAAGGTGATAAGGAATTGAATGGTAGTATAGAGTCCCATGAGGGCAACACCAGTGGTTCTGATCCCAATATTGAATTAGCTTTTGAAGAATTGGATGAAATCCAACCCCAAAGCAAGGATTTGAACAATTTCTGGTGTGAGTCTAGTGGGGATTTTGATCTAAGTGGCTCAAAAGTAGTGAAATTGGAAGAAGGGAAAGAGCAGTTGGAAGAGAGCAAGAATGTCCAagttgaagaaacaaaagtcAATACAGAATCTGGGAGTGAGGTTGGAGATAAGAGGAAAGTACTTTGGTGGAAGGTTCCGTTTGAGGTCTTTAAGTACTGCTTGTTTAAGGCAAGCCCTGTCTGGTCATTCTCTGTAGCAGCTGCTTTGATGGGTTTCATTATTCTAGGAAGGAAGCTCTATaagatgaagaggaagagCCAGAGCTTGCACTTGAAGGTTATCTTGGATGAGAAGGTAAATTCAGTAAGAATACATACG AAGGGATCTTCTCCATTCATGAGCCGAGCTGCTCGTCTGAACGAAGCCTTTTCGGTTGTGAGGCGTGTTTCAATTGTTCGACCTGCTCTTCCTGCTGCTGGGATAAACCCATGGCCTGCAATGAGCTTGAGTTGA
- the LOC101220492 gene encoding uncharacterized protein LOC101220492 isoform X2, whose product MGGAVGAEFQDWELLLHDLNSETALTAAEFSGEKSTHFGGIEGESGSDSIIKSDYFSLDNQGGRGKTEPERDLSEEEGSVEADDPSSDNRYDRVNSDESWSDSSIDRSDERKANELNSKTESRIAEFLQGDKELNGSIESHEGNTSGSDPNIELAFEELDEIQPQSKDLNNFWCESSGDFDLSGSKVVKLEEGKEQLEESKNVQVEETKVNTESGSEVGDKRKVLWWKVPFEVFKYCLFKASPVWSFSVAAALMGFIILGRKLYKMKRKSQSLHLKVILDEKKGSSPFMSRAARLNEAFSVVRRVSIVRPALPAAGINPWPAMSLS is encoded by the exons ATGGGAGGAGCAGTGGGTGCTGAGTTTCAGGATTGGGAGTTACTGCTCCATGATTTGAACTCCGAAACTGCCCTGACTGCGGCTGAGTTTTCTGGAGAGAAATCGACCCATTTTGGTGGAATTGAAGGTGAGTCCGGTTCCGATAGCATAATCAAATCCGACTATTTTTCTCTTGATAATCAGGGGGGGCGAGGGAAAACTGAACCTGAGCGTGATCTTAGCGAAGAGGAGGGTTCAGTTGAAGCGGATGATCCGAGTTCGGATAATAGGTATGATCGGGTAAATTCGGACGAATCATGGTCTGATTCTAGTATTGATAGGTCGGATGAGCGTAAAGCTAACGAACTCAATTCAAAGACTGAGTCTAGAATCGCAGAATTTCTGCAAGGTGATAAGGAATTGAATGGTAGTATAGAGTCCCATGAGGGCAACACCAGTGGTTCTGATCCCAATATTGAATTAGCTTTTGAAGAATTGGATGAAATCCAACCCCAAAGCAAGGATTTGAACAATTTCTGGTGTGAGTCTAGTGGGGATTTTGATCTAAGTGGCTCAAAAGTAGTGAAATTGGAAGAAGGGAAAGAGCAGTTGGAAGAGAGCAAGAATGTCCAagttgaagaaacaaaagtcAATACAGAATCTGGGAGTGAGGTTGGAGATAAGAGGAAAGTACTTTGGTGGAAGGTTCCGTTTGAGGTCTTTAAGTACTGCTTGTTTAAGGCAAGCCCTGTCTGGTCATTCTCTGTAGCAGCTGCTTTGATGGGTTTCATTATTCTAGGAAGGAAGCTCTATaagatgaagaggaagagCCAGAGCTTGCACTTGAAGGTTATCTTGGATGAGAAG AAGGGATCTTCTCCATTCATGAGCCGAGCTGCTCGTCTGAACGAAGCCTTTTCGGTTGTGAGGCGTGTTTCAATTGTTCGACCTGCTCTTCCTGCTGCTGGGATAAACCCATGGCCTGCAATGAGCTTGAGTTGA